In Capsicum annuum cultivar UCD-10X-F1 chromosome 11, UCD10Xv1.1, whole genome shotgun sequence, one genomic interval encodes:
- the LOC107846099 gene encoding aspartic proteinase 36-like isoform X2 has protein sequence MVDSGTTLGYLAEEAYDIFVNAITKAVSQHVCAFDGLTSQFYRTTSSVDIFPVVSLNFTGGAAMLLRGEDYLVQQFSIGAETVWCMGFQKFPGRGLTILRDMVLKDKIVIYDLARQQIGWASYNCSQSVKVSATTSNACVASISVWHLLLVLVINYSVAVSRCFLLH, from the exons ATGGTTGATTCTGGAACGACTCTGGGATACCTTGCTGAAGAAgcttatgatatttttgttaatGCT ATCACTAAGGCTGTTTCACAGCATGTGTGCGCTTTTGATGGCCTGACTAGCCAGTTCTATCGAACCACCTCCag CGTTGATATATTTCCCGTGGTGAGTTTGAACTTCACTGGTGGTGCAGCAATGCTATTAAGGGGTGAGGACTACCTTGTACAACAATTTTCCATT GGTGCTGAAACTGTCTGGTGCATGGGCTTTCAGAAATTTCCAGGCCGAGGACTGACAATTTTAAGAG ACATGGTTCTTAAGGACAAGATTGTTATTTATGATCTGGCTAGACAACAGATTGGATGGGCCAGTTACAATT GTTCTCAGTCCGTCAAGGTTTCAGCTACCACGAGCAACGCCTGTGTTGCCAGCATTAGTGTTTGGCACTTACTACTTGTTCTTGTAATAAACTATAGTGTTGCTGTTTCTAGGTGTTTTCTTTTACATTAG
- the LOC107846099 gene encoding aspartic proteinase 36-like isoform X1: MVNLETIAVNGQTLTINPQVFKTTRYRGTMVDSGTTLGYLAEEAYDIFVNAITKAVSQHVCAFDGLTSQFYRTTSSVDIFPVVSLNFTGGAAMLLRGEDYLVQQFSIGAETVWCMGFQKFPGRGLTILRDMVLKDKIVIYDLARQQIGWASYNCSQSVKVSATTSNACVASISVWHLLLVLVINYSVAVSRCFLLH, from the exons ATGGTGAATCTTGAGACTATTGCTGTCAATGGACAGACATTGACAATCAATCCTCAAGTATTTAAAACAACAAGATACAGGGGAACCATGGTTGATTCTGGAACGACTCTGGGATACCTTGCTGAAGAAgcttatgatatttttgttaatGCT ATCACTAAGGCTGTTTCACAGCATGTGTGCGCTTTTGATGGCCTGACTAGCCAGTTCTATCGAACCACCTCCag CGTTGATATATTTCCCGTGGTGAGTTTGAACTTCACTGGTGGTGCAGCAATGCTATTAAGGGGTGAGGACTACCTTGTACAACAATTTTCCATT GGTGCTGAAACTGTCTGGTGCATGGGCTTTCAGAAATTTCCAGGCCGAGGACTGACAATTTTAAGAG ACATGGTTCTTAAGGACAAGATTGTTATTTATGATCTGGCTAGACAACAGATTGGATGGGCCAGTTACAATT GTTCTCAGTCCGTCAAGGTTTCAGCTACCACGAGCAACGCCTGTGTTGCCAGCATTAGTGTTTGGCACTTACTACTTGTTCTTGTAATAAACTATAGTGTTGCTGTTTCTAGGTGTTTTCTTTTACATTAG